Proteins encoded together in one Oceanobacillus iheyensis HTE831 window:
- a CDS encoding CobW family GTP-binding protein, which produces MENDARTPVTIVTGYLGAGKTSFLNHILHQTSEKLAIIVNEYGDIGIDDQLIEKTKEEIIEINKGCICCNVRKDLIDTLSMLLFTREQGMIEFDRVLIETTGLADPAPIVQTFLMDPKMIESYDIDSVCTIVDSKHISMHLDQKDESLSQIAFSDNILLNKIDLISSEQLEKLKERITKINPFANIYETTKSNIDINKVFNLYSFDLKDKLRISPTFLHDTHHHHDNVTSLSLIETKPLDLEKLNLWFSYLVQILGESLYRYKGILYINGKRRKYIFQGVHMLFAAEEQAEWGDMSPRSEIVFIGKDLNKQKLKEQFHKCISR; this is translated from the coding sequence ATGGAGAACGATGCAAGGACGCCAGTTACTATAGTGACGGGATATTTAGGTGCAGGTAAAACAAGTTTTTTAAACCACATTCTTCACCAAACAAGTGAAAAATTGGCTATAATCGTAAACGAATATGGTGATATAGGTATTGATGATCAGTTAATAGAAAAGACAAAAGAAGAGATTATTGAAATCAATAAAGGTTGTATATGCTGTAATGTACGCAAAGATTTAATAGACACATTATCGATGCTTTTATTTACAAGAGAACAAGGAATGATTGAATTCGATAGAGTACTTATAGAAACAACTGGCTTAGCAGATCCGGCACCGATTGTCCAGACATTCCTAATGGATCCCAAAATGATTGAATCGTACGACATAGATAGTGTCTGTACGATTGTGGATAGTAAGCATATTTCCATGCATTTAGATCAGAAAGATGAATCACTTAGCCAAATAGCATTTTCAGATAATATCTTGTTAAATAAGATTGATCTAATTTCTAGTGAACAGTTAGAAAAGCTGAAAGAGAGAATAACAAAGATAAATCCGTTCGCTAATATATATGAAACAACAAAAAGTAATATTGATATAAATAAAGTGTTCAATCTCTATTCATTTGATTTAAAGGATAAATTACGAATAAGTCCAACGTTTTTACATGATACCCATCACCATCATGATAACGTGACTTCTTTATCGTTAATAGAAACAAAACCTCTAGATTTGGAAAAACTAAATCTGTGGTTCTCTTATCTAGTTCAAATACTTGGAGAAAGTTTATACCGTTACAAAGGTATTTTATATATCAATGGAAAAAGGAGAAAATATATTTTTCAAGGTGTTCATATGTTGTTTGCAGCAGAAGAACAAGCCGAATGGGGAGATATGTCACCAAGAAGCGAGATCGTATTTATCGGGAAAGACTTAAACAAGCAAAAATTGAAGGAGCAATTTCATAAATGTATTTCAAGGTAA
- a CDS encoding ROK family transcriptional regulator gives MSRTGNLKLIQELNRSLILDTIRKKGPISRSDIAKKLTISPTTVTTAVSELIEGKIVYEDGVGNSNGGRKPVLLRFNPDTHSIIGVSITNSKIKIAEMNLEGKVKKKSVEITNNEQGEDIIKLVIETLKTFIKNEKVNLDYCEGVSIITPGIVNSEEGCISYNSHLGLYNIPLKKMVESTIGLPTFLENDVNAFVSAESYFGSYNHYNSILFLTIGDGIGSGIMINDSIYKGYKGSAGEIGHTTVVPGGIKCKCGNSGCVENYVNWPSIHSRIVSAIITKGRDTLIKNYIGNDFTKITPDMFVLAIRENDELCKEIMDDMVNYLSITIVNAIHTLSPELIILSGAIIHGNQVFIDQLQEEVKKRLLPIIREDVNFQSTSLGPDFDLLGAASVILQGRFRFQL, from the coding sequence GTGTCTAGAACAGGGAATTTAAAATTGATACAAGAATTAAATAGGTCATTAATTTTAGATACGATTAGAAAGAAAGGTCCTATTTCAAGAAGTGATATAGCAAAAAAACTAACGATTAGCCCTACTACTGTTACCACTGCTGTTAGCGAATTAATCGAAGGAAAGATAGTATATGAAGATGGTGTTGGGAATTCAAATGGCGGTAGAAAACCAGTATTACTCCGTTTTAATCCTGATACACATTCTATTATAGGAGTATCTATCACAAATTCGAAAATAAAAATTGCAGAAATGAATTTAGAAGGAAAGGTTAAAAAAAAGAGTGTAGAGATAACTAATAATGAACAAGGTGAAGATATTATTAAGCTTGTAATAGAGACTTTAAAAACTTTTATCAAAAATGAGAAGGTTAATTTGGACTATTGTGAAGGTGTCTCTATTATTACACCAGGAATTGTGAATTCGGAAGAAGGGTGCATTTCATATAATTCACATCTTGGCTTATATAATATCCCTCTTAAGAAGATGGTTGAATCCACCATTGGTTTACCAACATTTCTTGAAAATGATGTTAATGCGTTTGTATCTGCTGAGAGTTATTTTGGTTCTTATAATCATTACAATAGTATTTTATTTTTAACGATTGGAGATGGTATTGGTTCAGGAATTATGATTAATGACAGTATTTATAAGGGTTACAAGGGAAGTGCTGGTGAGATAGGACATACAACAGTCGTTCCAGGGGGGATTAAATGCAAGTGTGGAAATAGTGGATGTGTAGAGAATTATGTAAATTGGCCTTCCATTCATTCTCGAATTGTATCAGCAATAATTACTAAAGGACGTGATACGTTAATTAAAAATTATATTGGAAATGACTTTACTAAGATAACACCAGACATGTTTGTTTTGGCTATTCGTGAAAATGACGAGTTATGTAAGGAAATAATGGACGATATGGTTAATTATCTATCTATCACTATTGTTAATGCTATTCATACGCTAAGTCCTGAATTAATTATTTTAAGTGGAGCTATTATTCATGGAAATCAGGTGTTTATAGATCAATTACAGGAGGAGGTAAAGAAAAGATTATTACCTATTATTAGGGAAGATGTTAACTTCCAAAGTACTTCATTAGGACCTGATTTTGATTTATTAGGGGCTGCTTCTGTAATTTTACAGGGACGTTTTCGATTTCAATTGTAA
- the hprK gene encoding HPr(Ser) kinase/phosphatase, producing MKSIQVQQLVEEFNLEVLAGEDHRERTITKSRTHRPGLEFIGYFDFFPMERVQILGKKEINYLHQLNEQERDIRIGNVVNYHPPCFIVTSDQDGLTYLKKYCHAEQIPLLRTKEATVDFMAKVDHYLTRKLAPEIAVHGVCMNVLGIGILIRGESGVGKSELAHTLLGRGHRLVADDIVVLKRLSHKTILGTHNDKNKEFLALRSVGLLNVVRAYGSRAFQDETRISLDIKLSKWEKDSLHNELEFETQYRDYMGVSVPSIEIQLQPGRDVAGLIEAAANNWYLQQQGYSAAEDFMNRIEWQDGDD from the coding sequence GTGAAATCCATTCAAGTACAACAACTAGTAGAAGAATTTAATTTAGAGGTGTTAGCGGGAGAGGATCATCGAGAGCGGACAATTACAAAATCTCGCACACATCGACCGGGGCTAGAGTTTATCGGTTATTTCGATTTCTTTCCAATGGAGCGGGTGCAGATATTAGGCAAAAAGGAAATTAACTACCTCCATCAGCTAAATGAACAAGAACGAGATATCCGGATTGGGAATGTAGTAAATTATCATCCACCTTGCTTTATCGTAACCTCGGATCAAGATGGGCTTACTTATTTGAAGAAATATTGTCATGCAGAACAAATACCGCTGTTACGAACGAAAGAAGCAACGGTTGATTTTATGGCAAAAGTCGATCACTACCTTACTAGAAAACTTGCACCAGAAATTGCCGTTCACGGGGTTTGTATGAATGTGTTAGGGATCGGTATTCTGATTCGTGGAGAATCTGGTGTTGGAAAAAGTGAACTTGCTCATACATTACTTGGACGTGGGCATCGTTTAGTAGCAGATGATATCGTTGTACTAAAACGGTTAAGCCATAAAACGATTCTAGGGACGCATAATGATAAAAACAAGGAGTTTCTAGCGTTACGAAGTGTTGGTTTATTAAATGTAGTCCGAGCGTATGGTAGTAGAGCATTCCAAGATGAAACACGTATATCGCTTGATATAAAGCTGTCAAAGTGGGAAAAGGATTCGCTACATAATGAGTTGGAGTTCGAAACACAGTACCGAGATTACATGGGTGTATCTGTGCCAAGCATTGAAATTCAGCTGCAACCAGGTCGTGACGTAGCTGGATTGATTGAAGCAGCAGCAAATAATTGGTACCTACAACAGCAAGGATATAGCGCAGCAGAAGACTTTATGAATCGAATTGAATGGCAGGATGGGGATGATTAA
- a CDS encoding tetratricopeptide repeat protein — protein sequence MTDTNITKIAHLKTLVLNEKIEQSVAFAEEAITSQPNSPIGYVLKALHHYYINEQEEALSWANQAYELAPESEEALTIALAFYHETELQQAKWKNLTKTAIQLYPSNDYFHFMHALIHLNVDFHQSKKSYQEAIRLNPDNAEYYAYYAYMLYFLKENKEAQEHEEIALKKEPNNPAFLNRFALIAYDRRKYKKAQRLINKARQLDPENTVIRTSFKKIHPTENAVVRAKREINNVIQNTFATPAVWLWRNVFKENISVMLISFLLFVTEFVLLGVLTGRYGLALVAIYLLWGYISQQIARAKLSKAGFTMAELTLLWGRARTQSNIFADSSAKLQPMLPITDLENVLFNLWNSDNDEDTIKLEVATLDTASQEIASTSAVGNQEVAATTLTSEKEHAPWPTALLILLLAAAILLQFGPLF from the coding sequence ATGACAGATACGAACATTACTAAGATTGCACACCTAAAAACACTCGTCCTGAACGAGAAAATAGAACAATCGGTTGCTTTTGCAGAAGAAGCAATAACTTCCCAACCTAATAGCCCAATTGGTTATGTATTAAAAGCTTTACACCACTACTACATAAATGAACAAGAAGAAGCGCTATCCTGGGCTAATCAAGCATATGAATTAGCTCCAGAAAGTGAGGAAGCTTTAACAATTGCGCTTGCTTTTTACCATGAGACTGAACTACAACAAGCAAAATGGAAGAACCTCACCAAAACCGCCATTCAGCTTTACCCAAGCAATGATTATTTTCATTTTATGCATGCGCTCATTCATTTAAATGTGGATTTTCATCAATCGAAAAAGTCTTATCAAGAAGCCATTCGTTTGAATCCGGATAACGCTGAATACTACGCTTATTACGCATATATGCTTTACTTTTTAAAAGAGAATAAAGAAGCACAGGAACACGAAGAGATAGCATTAAAAAAGGAACCAAATAACCCTGCTTTTTTAAACCGATTTGCACTCATCGCCTATGACAGGAGAAAATATAAAAAAGCACAGAGATTAATCAACAAAGCAAGACAACTGGATCCAGAAAACACTGTAATTCGAACCTCATTCAAAAAGATTCACCCAACAGAGAATGCGGTAGTTCGAGCCAAGCGAGAAATCAACAATGTGATTCAGAATACTTTTGCTACTCCCGCTGTGTGGTTATGGAGAAATGTTTTTAAAGAAAATATCTCTGTAATGCTTATATCTTTTCTTCTTTTTGTTACGGAATTCGTGTTACTCGGCGTTTTAACAGGTCGATATGGGCTGGCTCTTGTTGCTATCTACCTTCTATGGGGTTATATCAGTCAACAAATAGCAAGAGCGAAACTCTCCAAAGCCGGGTTTACCATGGCAGAATTAACCCTGTTATGGGGACGAGCACGAACTCAGAGTAATATATTTGCTGATAGTAGTGCAAAGTTACAACCAATGCTACCAATCACTGACTTGGAAAACGTGCTGTTCAATTTATGGAATTCCGATAACGACGAGGACACTATAAAATTAGAGGTAGCTACTCTAGATACAGCATCCCAGGAAATAGCATCCACTTCTGCCGTAGGAAATCAAGAAGTAGCTGCAACAACACTAACTTCAGAGAAAGAACACGCACCTTGGCCAACTGCACTACTCATCCTATTGCTAGCTGCTGCGATTTTGCTGCAATTTGGACCATTATTCTAG
- a CDS encoding FAD/NAD(P)-binding protein, translating into MYKWIIIGGGVQGCSVASRLLLENKVTTEELVIIDPHAEPLEMWQRITSKIGMQYLRSPVVHHLEADPYSLKKFAKEHDFTQPFKGKYGRPRLDLFNDHSLHLVNESGVRDCWKQGDVNKLVKHKDGWGVSVQDGHVFYGERVILAIGVNNTPHFPPWAQELKDNERMNHIFEWKEDFPNSGSLIVVGGGMTAAQLASNLSTQKDVHSVTLIKRHPFRIHRFDSDPGWLGPKFLTSFDKLTNYRKRREVIQEARYRGSITKDIYLNVKKQIKAGKLHVYNGEIVSAKLEDQGIQLTMSQDEVLCGDAVLLSTGPESTLPGREWLKDVIDHLGLPCAPCGFPIVSKTLEWKNGLFVAGALAELEIGPVSRNIAGARKATERIVQTA; encoded by the coding sequence ATGTATAAATGGATTATTATTGGCGGAGGTGTACAGGGGTGCTCTGTAGCCTCTCGTCTACTTTTAGAGAACAAAGTAACAACAGAAGAGTTGGTTATTATTGACCCACACGCTGAGCCGTTAGAAATGTGGCAACGAATCACAAGTAAAATTGGTATGCAGTATTTAAGATCACCTGTAGTACATCATCTAGAAGCGGATCCATATAGCTTGAAGAAGTTTGCAAAGGAACATGATTTCACACAACCTTTTAAAGGAAAATATGGGCGGCCTCGTCTAGATCTATTTAATGACCATAGTTTACATCTGGTGAATGAATCAGGAGTGAGAGACTGCTGGAAACAGGGTGATGTGAATAAGCTTGTTAAGCATAAGGATGGTTGGGGAGTCAGTGTACAAGATGGCCATGTTTTCTATGGAGAGCGAGTAATCTTAGCCATAGGAGTGAATAATACACCACACTTTCCTCCTTGGGCGCAAGAATTAAAAGACAACGAGCGTATGAATCATATATTTGAATGGAAAGAAGACTTTCCTAACAGTGGGAGTTTAATCGTTGTTGGCGGTGGTATGACAGCTGCTCAACTAGCTTCCAATTTGTCAACACAAAAAGATGTTCATTCGGTTACTTTAATAAAACGTCATCCATTTCGTATCCACCGCTTTGATAGTGATCCAGGCTGGCTTGGTCCCAAGTTCTTAACCAGCTTTGATAAATTAACGAATTATAGAAAAAGGCGTGAAGTGATTCAAGAGGCTAGATATCGCGGTTCTATTACGAAGGATATCTATTTAAATGTTAAAAAACAAATAAAAGCCGGGAAATTGCATGTTTATAATGGAGAGATTGTCTCTGCAAAATTAGAAGATCAAGGGATCCAACTGACGATGAGTCAAGATGAAGTGCTATGTGGAGATGCAGTTTTATTATCTACGGGACCTGAATCTACATTACCAGGAAGAGAATGGTTGAAAGATGTCATCGACCATTTAGGTTTACCTTGTGCTCCTTGTGGATTTCCAATCGTCTCCAAAACATTAGAGTGGAAAAACGGTCTGTTTGTTGCTGGAGCTTTAGCAGAGCTTGAGATAGGGCCAGTTTCACGTAATATTGCCGGAGCGAGAAAAGCTACCGAAAGAATCGTACAAACTGCATAG
- the rpsN gene encoding 30S ribosomal protein S14 — protein MAKKSKIAKERKRQQMVEKYAELRRELKAKGDYEAIRKLPRDSSPTRLTGRCEVTGRPRGYMRQFKMSRIAFREYAHKGQIPGVKKSSW, from the coding sequence ATGGCTAAAAAATCAAAAATAGCAAAAGAGAGAAAGAGACAACAGATGGTCGAAAAGTATGCGGAACTTCGCAGGGAGTTAAAAGCAAAAGGTGACTATGAGGCAATAAGAAAATTACCTCGTGATTCTTCTCCGACTCGGTTAACTGGTAGATGCGAAGTGACAGGAAGACCTAGAGGATATATGAGACAGTTTAAAATGTCTAGAATTGCTTTTAGAGAATATGCGCATAAAGGACAAATTCCGGGCGTAAAGAAATCAAGTTGGTAA
- a CDS encoding sugar ABC transporter substrate-binding protein: MKKLTILIVLLMVGFSLVACSNSSSGKDKNTLEIALWDENASEAVDASIEAFKKENPDIEVKVTYTPFAEYWTKLRTSLGGGSGPDIFWMNGPNFYEYVDSNLIENLETYIDDDPQFAKENYYETVLDLYSFEDELYAAPYFVDSIGLFYNKKLFDEAGVPYPDDSWTWEDIEMYGEELTNKEENIHGYVARITENQQGYYNIIPQAGGYIINEDKTQSGFNTPEAKEAFTFLQNLIDKGISPTVQNQIETKATQMFISERVAMLPEISVHAAEFHKELGDDLGVAPLPAGKEEGSVIHGIGWAMNSKSDNKELSWELIKSLSGEEGITTMAETGFSTPAHKEASQIWLDSIPSIDLQVFLDAHDIGVLYPISKNVAEWQDVETKEIQSAFLGEQTIDEALEKVSEQMNKVLEAENME; encoded by the coding sequence ATGAAAAAATTAACTATTCTAATTGTATTGTTAATGGTTGGTTTCTCCTTGGTGGCATGTAGTAATTCTTCAAGTGGTAAAGATAAAAACACATTGGAAATAGCACTATGGGATGAAAACGCTAGTGAAGCGGTAGATGCATCCATAGAAGCATTTAAAAAAGAAAATCCAGACATTGAAGTTAAAGTAACATATACTCCTTTTGCTGAATATTGGACAAAACTAAGAACAAGCTTAGGTGGAGGAAGTGGTCCAGATATTTTTTGGATGAATGGTCCTAACTTTTATGAATACGTGGATTCTAATTTAATTGAAAATTTAGAAACATATATTGATGATGACCCGCAGTTTGCAAAAGAAAACTATTATGAAACCGTTTTAGATCTGTACTCTTTTGAAGATGAATTGTATGCAGCTCCATATTTTGTAGATTCTATTGGGTTATTCTACAACAAGAAATTATTTGATGAGGCAGGTGTACCGTATCCTGATGATTCTTGGACTTGGGAAGATATAGAAATGTATGGCGAAGAGTTAACAAATAAGGAAGAGAATATCCATGGTTACGTAGCAAGAATTACAGAAAACCAACAAGGTTATTATAATATAATCCCTCAAGCGGGTGGCTATATAATCAACGAAGATAAAACGCAGTCTGGGTTCAATACACCGGAGGCTAAAGAAGCTTTTACATTCTTACAAAATTTAATAGATAAGGGGATTTCACCAACTGTTCAAAATCAAATCGAAACAAAGGCAACACAAATGTTTATTTCTGAGAGAGTAGCTATGTTACCGGAGATATCTGTACATGCAGCGGAGTTCCATAAAGAACTTGGAGATGACTTAGGTGTTGCACCTCTGCCAGCAGGTAAGGAAGAGGGTTCTGTTATACATGGTATCGGGTGGGCTATGAACTCAAAATCGGATAATAAAGAGCTATCATGGGAATTAATTAAAAGCTTATCTGGTGAAGAAGGAATTACAACTATGGCAGAGACAGGATTTTCCACTCCTGCACATAAAGAAGCGAGTCAAATTTGGTTAGATTCTATACCTTCTATAGATTTGCAAGTATTTTTAGATGCGCATGATATTGGTGTGCTTTACCCAATATCTAAGAATGTAGCAGAATGGCAAGATGTTGAGACGAAAGAAATACAAAGCGCATTCTTAGGTGAACAAACAATAGATGAAGCTTTAGAAAAGGTATCTGAACAAATGAATAAAGTTTTAGAAGCCGAAAATATGGAATAA
- a CDS encoding GTP-binding protein, translated as MKRKIPVTVLSGYLGAGKTTLLNHILNNRDNLKVAVIVNDMSEVNIDADLVETGGNFSRTEENLVEMSNGCICCTLREDLLIEVEKIAKNGDIDYIVIESSGISEPIPVAQTFSYIDKEMGIDLTNFCRLDTMVTVVDAYRFWHDYESGDKLLDRKQAVGELDERNLADLLIDQIEFCDVLMINKCDMVSEEQLESLTRVIQTLQPDAKIIQTNYSEINPEEILNTNLFSFERASQSAGWLKELMAGPEEHTPETEEYGINSFVYSRRVPFHSERFYNWISQMPMAVVRAKGISWCATRNDLALLLSQAGPSVSIEPISYWVDALTKREKDRVLRNNPNLREDWDELYGDRKTNLVFIGVDLPKEVIIRELDECLLTKEEMGIDWSTMNNPFVWEVGSH; from the coding sequence ATGAAAAGAAAAATCCCAGTTACTGTGTTAAGTGGATATTTAGGTGCAGGAAAGACTACATTATTAAATCATATTTTAAATAATAGGGATAATCTTAAAGTAGCTGTCATTGTCAATGATATGAGTGAAGTTAATATCGATGCAGATCTTGTGGAAACAGGAGGTAATTTCTCCCGAACGGAAGAGAATCTAGTTGAGATGTCTAATGGATGCATTTGCTGTACGCTAAGAGAAGATTTGCTCATTGAAGTGGAAAAAATCGCAAAAAATGGAGACATTGACTATATCGTTATTGAATCATCAGGAATTAGTGAACCAATCCCGGTTGCTCAAACATTTTCTTACATTGATAAGGAAATGGGTATTGATCTTACGAATTTCTGTCGTTTAGATACGATGGTGACGGTGGTAGATGCGTATCGATTCTGGCATGATTATGAATCAGGGGATAAATTGCTTGACCGTAAACAAGCAGTAGGAGAATTAGATGAAAGAAATCTAGCAGACTTGCTTATCGATCAAATTGAGTTTTGTGACGTTTTAATGATCAATAAATGTGACATGGTGAGTGAAGAACAGCTAGAATCATTGACTAGAGTAATACAAACATTACAGCCAGATGCCAAAATTATTCAAACAAACTATAGTGAAATTAATCCAGAAGAAATACTAAATACGAATCTTTTTAGTTTTGAAAGGGCAAGTCAATCTGCAGGTTGGTTAAAAGAATTAATGGCTGGTCCAGAAGAGCATACTCCAGAAACAGAAGAGTATGGTATTAATTCTTTTGTGTATAGCAGGAGAGTTCCTTTTCATTCGGAACGTTTTTATAATTGGATTAGTCAGATGCCTATGGCTGTCGTACGTGCAAAGGGAATTTCTTGGTGTGCAACGAGAAATGATTTAGCACTTCTACTTTCTCAAGCAGGACCATCCGTATCTATAGAGCCAATATCCTACTGGGTGGACGCTTTAACAAAGCGAGAAAAAGACCGTGTTTTGAGAAACAATCCAAATTTACGAGAGGATTGGGATGAGTTATACGGTGATCGGAAAACCAACCTTGTATTCATCGGCGTAGATTTGCCTAAAGAAGTAATTATTAGAGAACTAGATGAATGCTTGTTGACTAAGGAAGAGATGGGAATAGATTGGTCAACGATGAATAATCCCTTTGTGTGGGAAGTAGGTAGTCACTAG
- a CDS encoding GTP-binding protein, producing MSKRVPVTVLSGYLGAGKTTLLNYILNNKQYLKIAVIVNDMSEVNIDASMVKMGGFSRTEEKLVALQNGCICCTLREDLIQEVDNLAKLDIDYIVIESSGISEPIPVAQSFIYEDEELKINLSDHCCLVTMATVVDANRFWDDYGSGDSLLDRNQEVNENDEREVIDLLIDQIEFANVIIVNKVDLIDTIHMEELMAVLHQLNPEAQIIQSEYGVVPLESILHTRLFDFEKASQGAGWIKELNEEHIPETEEYGISSFVYRRNRPFHPQRWNEWLNNWPNTIIRAKGFFWLASRNNVTGLLSQAGSSLSIQGAGNWVATYPKEEQKSLIKEDPNLLEYWDSKHGDRMNDLVFIGIKMDKQAIMKELDSCLLTDSEMESDWNKLIDPLPAFS from the coding sequence TTGTCTAAGAGAGTACCAGTCACGGTGTTGAGCGGATATTTAGGCGCTGGGAAAACAACACTGCTGAATTATATATTAAATAATAAACAATACCTAAAAATAGCTGTCATCGTAAATGATATGAGTGAAGTAAATATCGATGCAAGTATGGTGAAGATGGGCGGATTCAGTAGAACGGAAGAAAAGCTAGTAGCGTTACAGAATGGTTGTATCTGCTGTACGTTAAGAGAAGATTTGATACAGGAAGTAGATAATCTTGCTAAACTGGATATCGATTATATCGTTATAGAATCTTCTGGTATTTCAGAACCAATTCCAGTTGCACAAAGTTTTATTTATGAGGACGAAGAATTGAAAATTAACCTTAGTGATCATTGTTGCTTGGTTACGATGGCAACGGTCGTGGACGCAAATCGCTTTTGGGATGATTATGGCTCTGGAGACAGTTTGCTAGATCGTAACCAAGAAGTAAATGAAAATGATGAAAGAGAAGTAATTGATTTACTCATCGATCAAATCGAATTTGCAAATGTAATCATAGTAAATAAAGTAGATTTAATTGATACGATACACATGGAAGAATTAATGGCAGTACTTCACCAGTTAAATCCTGAGGCACAAATAATTCAATCGGAGTACGGTGTCGTACCATTGGAATCTATACTTCATACGAGGTTGTTTGATTTTGAAAAAGCTAGCCAAGGGGCTGGTTGGATAAAAGAGTTAAATGAGGAACATATTCCAGAAACAGAGGAATATGGGATAAGTTCGTTTGTGTATCGCCGTAATAGACCTTTCCATCCACAAAGATGGAATGAATGGTTGAATAATTGGCCGAATACGATTATTCGAGCAAAGGGATTTTTCTGGTTAGCTTCAAGGAATAATGTTACCGGATTACTCTCACAAGCTGGCTCTTCACTCTCTATTCAAGGAGCGGGAAATTGGGTTGCCACATATCCAAAAGAAGAGCAAAAGTCATTAATTAAGGAAGATCCTAACCTTTTAGAGTACTGGGATAGTAAGCACGGGGACAGAATGAATGACCTAGTTTTTATTGGGATAAAGATGGATAAACAAGCAATTATGAAAGAGCTAGATTCATGCTTATTAACCGATTCGGAAATGGAATCCGATTGGAATAAATTGATCGATCCATTGCCGGCTTTTAGTTAG
- a CDS encoding bZIP transcription factor yields MAKTENAKQPFYKNIWIWFVVTVVAAFGITFFVMDDSSELEALEEKNTSLQEENKALEEKVNLLEGENSGLEETLLTLEEENSYLVSDNELLYSDITYLVEYVGELEAALNEAYEIIESYEANN; encoded by the coding sequence ATGGCGAAGACAGAAAACGCAAAGCAACCGTTTTACAAAAACATTTGGATCTGGTTCGTGGTAACGGTTGTAGCAGCTTTTGGGATTACATTTTTCGTGATGGACGACTCTTCAGAATTAGAAGCATTAGAAGAGAAGAATACGTCATTGCAAGAAGAGAATAAAGCGTTAGAAGAGAAAGTAAATCTTCTCGAGGGTGAAAACAGTGGTCTGGAAGAAACGTTGCTAACGTTAGAGGAAGAGAATAGTTATCTCGTTAGTGATAATGAATTATTGTATAGTGATATTACGTATTTAGTGGAGTATGTTGGGGAGTTAGAAGCAGCTTTAAATGAAGCTTATGAAATTATCGAGTCGTATGAAGCGAATAATTAA